The DNA sequence AGTCCCTTACCTGAGGGGGTATCCCCGAAACCAGCAATAAACCCCTATCCAATATCCCATTGGACAGGGGTTTTCCATTTTTCAACAATGCTATACTTAGACTGTCAACGTTAGAAAATGTAGAGCAAGAACTTACCTTTCAAGTATTTATATTAGAGTCATATCGTCCGATATCCCCGCAGTAATCATACATTTTACTTTTCTATTCTTGCTCAGTTAAAGTTGTTATAGAAGTGAAAGATATCATTGACCGCAAACCTAATCTCGGAGAAAATCGTCGAAGAAAAATCGCTCTCCATATCAAAGACATCTTCCCTTACAAAGCTATAATGGGTCAATACGTATTTCGCTATAAACTGATTAGACGGGTCAACAATCCAATATTCCCTTACCCCAGCTCGTTCGTAGTCATTTAGCTTCGTCACCAAATCTGTTCTAGACGTGGAGGGAGATAATACCTCAACAACTAAGTCGGGTGCGCCGTAGCATTTTCCCTGTTGTATTTTTTTGTGATCACACAGAACTGAAATATCTGGTAGGAAGAACTTTTCCTTCTCCCAAC is a window from the Ammoniphilus sp. CFH 90114 genome containing:
- a CDS encoding Uma2 family endonuclease; amino-acid sequence: MERLNVNQRYTVEEFLKFDLKEGRYELHEGFPILMSPASAGHEAIVASIIGELSLALKGSQCTVFGSNLAVIPFGSEVKSWEKEKFFLPDISVLCDHKKIQQGKCYGAPDLVVEVLSPSTSRTDLVTKLNDYERAGVREYWIVDPSNQFIAKYVLTHYSFVREDVFDMESDFSSTIFSEIRFAVNDIFHFYNNFN